Sequence from the Populus nigra chromosome 17, ddPopNigr1.1, whole genome shotgun sequence genome:
tttttattatttttggggcTAGGTCCAgcctggtcactggcccaagccagtgacccggctgggcaaagGCACGCACCACGCGTGCGTGCCAAAGTTAATTAAATCCAAGCTGCACAGtaaaaggaacaaaaacaaACTTACCTGATCCGCAGACGTTGCTGGAGGCGATGAAGACGATGGGGATGTTCCTCCTGAGTGATTGGGCGGTACTTAGCAAAGGACCCGTTTCAAACTTCCCTTCTGTTCTTCTGGCCTTGCTTCTTTGGCTGCTACTGACTTGGTGTGGTGAAGCTGGAGACGAGCGGCTGAACTGATCAACGCCAGCAGCTCCTCTGTTTTTATTTGCTTGCACTCTAGGGACGAAGATGAAGCATAGCACCCTAGCTCTTGCTCTCCTCCATCTTCTCTGGTTCTTTCCTCTGTTCGCTCGTCACTGGTTTCCGAAGACGATTGTGATGAGGGTGACTTCTGTTTCGTTCCTCCTCTCTGCCTCTGttctcaaagaaagaaagaaaagctctGGTCCCTATAGTCTCTCTGTTCTTGCTTTTTTATTATCTCCTCTTCTCTGTGTTCCTTTGGTTGCCCTTGCGTCTGTCGGTTCGGgtcttcctttttcttcctgTCCCCCcagtttttctttcccttttttttccagtttttcttCCTGATGGTTTGGAGTGTGTAGCTGGAGACGAATAATTAGGCTGACCAACGCTTGCAGTTTCCCTGCACTTCACTTGCGTTTTGAGAACAAAGGCAAAGCAGGCCTGCTGTCCTTTTGCTCTCTCCCTATTTCTCTGTTTTTAGGTCCCCTCTCTGTTTTCGCTCCTGCTCTCCATTGGCCCCTCGGTTCTGCCCTTTCTTCCTCTGCTTTTTTTAGTTCGGCTCTGCCTGGCTTTTTCGTGTCCGGGCTTAGCTTCCCCTCTCCCTTGGTTTTTTTCCGTCTAGGATTTTTAGCCTCtgggtctttttttttgtcttcctcCTTCCCCCTCTCCTGTGACCTTtcgttctctggcttttatagccagagaacaATCCGTTTCTTCCAACCATTGATTGCAGGTGTAATGGCAGCGATGGCAGCGGCGGGCGTCCATTGCAGAAGATGAACAGAGTATCCACAGACGGCGCCGTTTTGAAGTTTAACGATTATTTGCGTTTTGGCCCTTGAAGTTTTAAACgttttgtaattaagcccctAGTTCAAACTGTAATTGGCCCCCTGCATTTGCACGCCATTTTCAATGtgatccttggattttaattttttaattttgaccccaaagtttaaaatttcttcaattaagtccctgatttaattaatttaattaaatccaaagtctaattaagtctaaaacttatcaattctccaattaaacccctgattggattaattaaattaattccaagcttaattaagtctcaaaacttatcaattctccaattaaacccttgattggatgaattaaattaaattcaagcttaattaagtctaaaaatttatcaatcctccaattaaacccttaattggattaattaaattaatttcaagcttaattagattaattttaaagtttaattaaaccccaaaactttcaatcattttgcccttaacccaaattttaattcattcttcatttatttcattttacttgttttttccatcattattattattattattttatcatcattttttttcagtaaataaaataataataataattaaaataaaatggtcaaaaattgagttatgacaatTATTATGAGTTTAAGGTTAAGTGATTGATTTTGGGTATGTTGTTAGAAATAAGaatttgttaattgatttatttaattgatttgttatgGGTTAAGAAATTTGTTTAAACTTTGCTGGGAAATCTGAAAAGAATGatcttgaggttgaagatgatgaaattttattttggtccttgatttataaaaattacagtttagtccctaaactttggaaaattataatttgacccctaaaatGTATTTTGGAATTCTGGGCAGCATTCTTACAAGGTTAAGGATTCTGAATctcagtttgataattgatttgtaTAATTTTCAGTTTAGTCCCTTCATTTTGGAGATTTACAGTTTAGTCCTTgaactttgaaaaattacaatttggtcCCTAGAACGTAAATTGAGATTCTGGACATAATTGAAGATGGATCATAGGTGAAATTTTTAGTATGGTTATGTATTTCTGACATTTATAGTTTGGTCATCCAATTCtggtaaaattatgttttggtccttgatttctaaaaattattgtttcaatCCCTAAACTTAGTATATTATGTATTTTCATTGAAGGTACTTCTAATGATCCTTAATAGCATTTTTCAATCTTTATCTAAAATtccttttacttttatattttttctagatgagagataatctttaatatgcatgtaatataaataaatatgcatgTTGATTATATAATGAGTATgactagttaatttcttgaatatttatatttgttattttatttttggagtaCTTATCTATTCTTGAATTTGCGCTCGCATTctgttgaaataaattatactcGATATGATATACATTGTTTTGATAATTATGTGAATATTTGTTATGCCTTGATATAAGACTTGTCAGTAACTCCATGCTCACGAAGAGTAGTTAGTctatgtgcacatagtattCTGTATACCTAGTTAGTGATAGAGGCACTTGCCTGTGGCGACTGATCCTCCCACATttgtcaccttcgggtgtcatctgattATCTTTGACATGTATTCCACTGTTTTATGATAATATgcttagtatgtatatgtatatcaagataaatcgacttacaaactattaatatctaaaatgtatattaaatatttttctctcaCTGAGTTGGATGAATTTACcccttatttttaatattattttatgttcttaattTTTGTTAGCAAGTGAACTTTGTTGAGTGTTCTTATTTCTTCAGTTTTGATCGGTATGTCTTGCTTGTTTTGCGatgcttttcttttagttttgatttaatgtcTCAGAAACTCTATTATTACcctattttaattaagtttagattttgataatataatgagtattattaattattatttttgttttaattacggATAATAAGTTATAATCATTAGGTACAAAAACCAGTGTATCATCTGTATACTGAAAGTGACTAAGAAACTCACTATTATCATATTCAATTCCTCTAAAATAACCAGATGTAGATGCACAGGCCCTCTACTAcgtactatattaaaaaaaaagggtgaaacTGGGTCACCTTTCGCAATCCTCGCTggtctctatttattttttcaaagaacACGAGGAAGTAGAGAGCTTTCAATGCCAAAGCAAAACGAGGTTAAAGCAAGCTTTAGCTAATAAAAAAGATGCCAGGTGGGTATCGATGATACTGCTATTGCCAACAAAAATCTGAGTAAAATgcgaaaaggaaaattaatgcctgacttataatataattattgattttaaagttattatttCCATTTTCTATAATGAATTCTTTCaatgtataaaataataattccaaGAGTTTTTGCTTCCTAcccatgattttttcttttataagcaTTTTGTCTTGAagtaaagtttaataataataaaactattatATCTCATAGGGAATTGCTTGATCAGCTCTacgtataataataataataataataataataacaacaacagaTTTATATCCTATCTATTATCAAATCCTACACTAACCTATCCTTTTTAACCGTCACTAACTAACTCGCTTCCAAGCCCGCGCTTTTCAACCAAATATAACAGCTCTACCAGCTATGAGCTACCTTCAATTCTCAAAacacacaacaacaaaaaaaagactctctctctcatttgcAGTCACTGActgaagaaagaaacaagaaaaggcagcatctttctttcattttccctaatggaagaagaagaagaatttcaaCAAGGTCACCAAAGCCCAGTACTTTCATTTACTTCTGATGATGGTCAGGATTCTTCACAAGAAGAAGGTCTAGAAGATCCAATACCAAGACTACTTGCCATGAGTCTTGATGCCTGGAGAGATCCATCTACTTTTCAAGATTGGCTATCTTTTGGTTCACAACCAGTCCTGACTGAAACCACCCTTGTTGGTTCTTTTACCACCACTATTGTAGGCCACAGTGGTGCAAAATTCAATGAGCATGAATTGCTTGAATTTGTCCGTTATCAACAATGCCCTTCTGATAAGAATGCTATAAAGGTTTTAAATTCTAGTTCTAGAGAAGTGGGCTACCTTTGTACTTCAGTTGCTATGGTTTTATCTCCTTTAGTTGATattctaaaaattaatcttgaaGGTGAGGTGATTTGTTCAAGATTTAAATATGATACGTCTATTCCTTGTGTAGTTACAATTTTTGCAGAGTCAGCGGTTGCACAGAATGCTAAAGATTGGATTTTACAACACGGGTTGCGTTTATGTGATCAACCTGGTACAAGTCTCAGGTCATATGAGGGTATGGGGGTTCAAGAAAAGGGTAGGATAGAGAAATTGGGGAGTTTGGAACCACCAAAGAATGTGATTAAAGCTAAACTTCTTGATCATCAAAAGGAGGGCCTATGGTGGTTGGTGACTAAAGAGAAGTCTGATGAGTTGCCCCCTTTTTGGGAGGTGAAAGATGGGTCGTATCTGAATGTTTTGACAAGGCATCAAACGGATAGGAGACCAGAGCCTTTGCATGGTGGGATTTTTTCTGATCATTATGGATCAGGAAAGACTCTGACTTTGCTTTCTTTAATTGCTTTTGATAAGATTGGCAATGTTACTGAAGGAACAGGAGAGGAGGACAGGGTAGTGTATGTTTCTAGCGGGAAGAAGAGGAAGGGGGGTGGCATGGTGAGTGAAAAGGGTACTGGAGAACAAAAAATGCATAGCCTTTTGGATagtaatataaaagaaagttcTGTGAGCATGGCCGGGGAGTCTTCTAGTGCTTTGGTTGCTAAGAAAACACTAGTCGTGTGCCCTTCTGCTGTGTGTTCGACATGGGAAAACCAACTGCAGGAGCACACTCAAAATGGTTCACTCAAGCTATACAAGTATTATGGGGATAACAGGACGAAGGATGCAGAGGAGCTTATGAAATATGATATAGTGCTGTCCACATATAGTACCTTGGTTGCTGAAGGCTGTGAACCCACACGGTGCCCTTTGATGAAGATCGAGTGGTGGCGAGTCATTTTGGATGAGGCTCACGTGATTAAGAATGCAAATGCAAAGCAGATTCGGGATTTTAGTAAATTGACCGCTAGGAGGAGGTGGGCTGTTACAGGAGCACCCATCCAGAATGGATCTTTCGATTTATTTTCCCTGATGGTCTTTTTCCGGTTAGATCCACTCTCCACAGAATGCTACTGGCAACGACTGTTTCAGAAACCACttgctaatggagatgagaAAGGGTTCTCCCGGCTGCAGGTAATATCATGCTGCTGATTATAATGAATTTCTGTACTGTGAAATGTTATGTCCACCTAAGGTATTGAAAATCGAATTGACAGGTGCAATCTGTAATATTTAGGATTACAGTTGCAGGATCTCTTGTCCTACTCCACtgaatgttttatgtttttgattttcattttaaaaattcagaAATTAATGGCAACAATTTCTTTGCGGAGAATAAAAGACAAGGATTTAGTTGGATTGCCATCCAAAACTGTAGAGACAGTTTCCTTTGAATTTTCTGGAGAAGAACGTGAACTGTATGATAAGATGGAAGCAGATTCCAAGGATGTTATTGGATGTTTTATTACCGCTGATATTCTACACAGCCACTATGTATGTGTGCTTTTTTCAGTTATACAGCTTCGCCAGTTATGTAATGATTCGGCCTTGTGCTCTATGGATCTCAGATCATTGCTCCCTTCTGACAATATTGGAGGTATTGGAGAGTTCTGCCTGTtcatatttttgttcaatttggtttttgcAATTTCAATTGCTTAGAGCACCAGAAACTCTTACGATATCATTTCGAAGATAGTTTTTTAGACAGTGCGATCACCAAAGAGTACTCTTACACACAAAACTTCTGCAGTTATTTCAAATTGTGGAAGTTCTTGCTACATTTTTTCCCTGACAGTATGATTATAGCGTGCTTACCATTTGAACTTGTTTCCAAGCAGATGCATCCAAACATCCGGAATTGCTTCGAAAGATGATTGATGGGCTTCAAGATGGTGAAGATATTGTCTGTTCGGTTTGCCTTGATCCACCAACTGATGCTACAATCACAATCTGTGAGCATATATTTTGCAAAAAATGCATTTGCCATCACCTGCAACACAAAGAAACCGAACAAACCTGCCCAAATTGTCGGCGTCCTCTTTCTCTGCCTGACCTGTTCTCAGCCCCTCCAGAATCTTCCAATCctgaaaaccctaaaaaactgtCAAGAACAACCCCTTCCAAAGTCTCAGCTCTCATAAAACTCTTGAAGGAATCTAGGGTTGTAAACTCAATCAGTAAATCAGTAGTTTTTTCACTGTTTGATAAGATGTTGGCATTAATGGAAGAGCCTCTGGAAGATGCTGGCTTCAATACATTGCGGTTGGATGCATCAACAGATGAAATAAGGCAAGCTGAAATAATCAAGGAATTTGGATCAGCAGGAGCAGACACGGTTCTGCTTGCGAGTCTCAAGACTTCAGGAACCGGCATAAACCTCACAGCTGCTTCCAAAGTCTACTTGTTGGAGCCATGGTGGAATTCAGCGGCTGAGGAACAGGCAATAAACCGTGTTCATCAATACGGACAGAAGGAGAATGTAAGAATTGTTAGATTGATTGCTAAAAATAGCATTGAAGAAAGGATATTGGAGATGCAGGAAAGGAAGAAAGCAGCGAATGAAGCTTCTGGAAGGAAACGGCCATATGAACAACACGAGGCTAGCATAGATGATCTCTGTCGCCTCTTCTTCTGGTGAGCATGCCTTGATCTTTGTTTCATGATTCTTCCAAGGACATGTAGCAATCCCATCCGTAGTTTGTAATGGACATGTAGCAATCCATCTGTTTTTTCCTGCTACTCTTATGTGAATCTTGCTATGATGAGCCCCTTTGGGCAAAATTTCATGATGTATGATGATGCTCACAGGCAATTTCTGAACTTGCTGGTTCAGCATGTGTTACAGGTAATGGATTAAGCCAAGATCTTCTGAAacattatattttagaaaagaTCTAGTCCAGGATCAAACAGGGTTAATTTAAACAGTAATTTTATCAGTTAATTATTCGTATTAGAATTTcgataataattaaacaaataaaatctatataCCAATTCATTgtgtaaatttatctttataaaagttaattcaacaatttaaaataaaataagtagaaaaaatatatctcttTAATCTaatctgcatttttttttaattaatttattccctttttttttaacgaaaacatgatttgtttttagatCTTCATAATAACTGCTAATGTGCCAAGCTTTGTGTGATGTGAGCTTTTGGAAAACCCTTGGACTTGAATGTTTACATCTACAGAAGCAATTTCATGAAGCTGGTAATGTTTAGACTTTAGACTTTAGATGAAAGTGATTTGAATCCATATCTAAAGCTGGTAATGTTTGCTGGCATTATTTCTATAGGTATATGACAATAAATTGTTTAtcccaaatattatttttcatttaatagatttttaCGACAATTAAACTGATGAAAActtttttgtatgaaataattttttataaaaaaattcataaaaaaaaataaaaaggatattgCTTTTTATAAAACTGGTGACTTTTGATAGGCATatgagactaaaataaaaaggaagatcATTGATAACaaagatgaaattatatttttttaatttaaatttaaataaaaaaatatgtcacCAATAATAAAGGGTGAGgttgctttttttcttaattgaggGGCAAAACATgcactaaacaaaaaaataataataacatgaaTGTTGTGGcttaacctgttaaacctaCGATTTAGATTATAAACTCAACtgagttcaatatttttttttatattttttttaaactggatatatattaaaaaacaaaaacaaaaacaaaacttggaCATGCGGATATATAGCCCAGCACCCTAGGCTTTTGAAAGGAATAGCCTAGACGCATGGGGCATTCAAGCCCATGCCCTCATGCTTGGACCctttttttcctcatttaaAGGGGtagacaaatatttttttttagcaaacaaTATGTCGCTTGTTGTGACAAATGACATGTTATTTGCCAATGCAAATTCTAGCCACAACTATAGTGCTTTGAAAATGTGTGGATTTCTTAttcaaaaaactcattttcaactctgTTCAACCTAAAAACATCATACAAACACTCTTAGAACATCTACAAATCAAATTTTCAACCTAATAAATCCAAAAGGTGGTCCaagtcaaaaaaatcaaatcgaataAAATTTTTCATTCTCGATGTATATCtgtctttttttagaaaatattgagGTTCAAGAAACCATTATAAAACCTCTTTTGTCAAATGGAACATGTTGACACCGATTTCAGCTATTTTAGTAGTTAGAATAGGTGTTAAgggtggcttttttttttacaccggaatccaacaactttctctctctccttaaaCAAATCAGAAAccagaaaatgagaaaaataagtttttatactaaaattgaatttacaACAACTAAATGGATCaattacatattaattaaaatgagaaaaataaagttttgtactaaaattgaatttacaACAACTAAATGGATCGATTAcctattaattgaaaataaaaagggactaaaatgaagttttcatatgaaatttgaagttaccatctatttttcatttttttattttcatcttttatcttttaattcagctttttttttcaataaaaaaaagtaatttggtataaattttggtttaaaatggtttattgtgaaaaaatatttgatgatgaaattaatttttttaaaaaatattattttaatctacaTTGACGTGTGAGATAGCGTGCATTACACATTGAACAGTAAAAGTGTCATGGcttagttttttataatataattgtagatgaaaatatcatgaatattaaaaaaaaaaagtagaaggaAGCAAACTCAAAAGGACATTCTCTCGACTAACTCCAACCCAATCTAAAATGAGTGAGCTCAAAACCCAACCCAAATAAGCCCAATCCATTACACATCCTATGTTTTATTAATAGTCATTAAGGGTGTGTTTAGGAACACGATTTGCAtcgtattttaaaaattttgatttattttttatttaaaatgaaaaaaattatgttttcaaatcattttgatgtgctaatttaaaaaaaataaaaatatatatgttttactatattataagtaaaaaaacattttaaactatcattgctaacacaatctcaaataatctcaacaatgaaaaaaaaaaaaagaagaagaagaagaagaaggaggaggaagcAAACTAAAAAATACGTTCTCTCCCGCGCTTTTGCCCTaccattcaatcaaatataacgGCTCCACCTCCCtcacattctctctctctctctctctctctctctctctctgtattcACAGACTAAAGAAGAAACAAGAAAGTACTGAATCTTTCTTACATTTTCTCTAATGGAAGAAGGTCAAAAGGAGCCAGTTTCATTTGCTTCTGATGATAGTCAGAGTACTTCACAAGAAGAAATTCGAGAAGGTGAACAGAAAAATGAAAGCCTGAACATGATTCTTGATGCTTGGAAAGATTCGTTTACTTTTGAAGATCGGCGATATTCTTCTTCACAACAAAGCTTGCATGATACCATCTTTGTTTGTTCTATTACCACCAAAATTGTAGGCCTCGGAGCTATAGAATTCAATGACCACGAATTGCTTGAATTGGTACGTTATCCACAAAGCCCTTTTGAAAAGTCAGCTATTAAGGTTTTTAATTCTAGTTCTGTGGAAGTGGGTTACCTTCATATTCCAGTTGCTAAGGTTTTATCTCCTTTAGTCGATcttcaaaaaattaatcttgaagGTGAGGTAACTAATTCAAGAAATCGATATGATAGTTCTATGCCTTGTCTAGTTAAAATCTTTTCGAAGTCAGATGATACACAGAACGTTCAAAATTGGATTTTGCAGAATAGTTTGTGTTTTTGTGATCAACCTGGTCCAAGTTTCAGGGCATACGAGGGCATGGGGGTTCAAGAaaagaatatgataaaattGGGGACTTTGGAGCCACCAAAGAATGTGATTAAAGCTAAACTTCTTGATCATCAAAAGGAGGGGCTGTGGTGGTTGGTGAGTAAAGAGAAGTCTGATGAGCTGCCCCCTTTTTGGGAGGTGAAAGATGGGTTGTATCTGAATCTTTTGACAATGCATCAAACAGATAGGAAACCAGAGCCTTTGCATGGTGGGATTTTTGCTGATGATCATGGATTGGGAAAGACtctaacttttctttctttgatttcttttgataAGGTTGGCACCCTTCCTGAAGCAACAGGTAAGAGGGATATGGTCATGTCTGTTTCTAGTGGGAAGAAGAGGGGTGGCCTAGTGAGGGGAAAGGGCACCGGAGGACAAAAAACACATACCCTTTTGGGTAACAATACGAAAGAAAGTTCTTTGGGCATGGCTGATGAGTCTTCTAGTGCTTTGGTTACTAAGCAAACATTAATTGTGTGCCCTTCTGTTGTGTGTTCAACATGGGAAAGCCAACTACAGGAACACACTCATAAAGGATCCCTCAAGCTATACAAGTATTATGGAAACAGCAGGACGAAGGATGTTGAGGAGCTTAAGAAATATGATATAGTGTTGACCACATATAGAACCTTGACTGCTGAGTGCTTTCGAAGCAAGCGGTGCCCTTTGAGGAAGATCGAGTGGTGGCGAGTCATTTTGGACGAGGCTCATGTGATTAAGAATGCAAATGCCAGGCAAAGTCGGGCAGTCACGAAATTTACTGCTAGGAGGAGGTGGACTGTTACAGGAACACATATCCAGAATggattgtttgatttattttccctGATGGCCTTTCTCCAGTTAGATCCACTCTCTATAAAACGCTACTGGCAAGGCCTGTTGCAGAGACCACTTGCTGATGGGGATGAGAACCTACTGCAGGTAATATCATGCTGCTGATTATATTCAATTTCTGCACTGTGATACTTTGTTTGTCCACCCTAAGGTATTGACAATGGAATAGACAAATGCATTCTGCAATATTAGGATTACAGTATCCAGGATCTCTTGTAGTGCCACTCATCTgcattattttacatttttatgattttctttaaaacaatttcagGTTTTAATGGCAACCATTTCTCTGCGGAGAATAAAAGACAAGCTTTTAATTGGATTGCCATCTAAGACTGTAGAGACAGTTTCCTTACAACTTTCTGGAGAAGAACGTGAACTGTATGATCGGATGGAATCAAGTTCCAAGGATTTTGTCgattactttatttttgctGATAGACTACGCAGCCGCTATTCATTTgtgcattttttagttttacgaCTTCGCAAGTTATGTGATGATTCGGCCCTGTGTTCTTTGGATCTCACATCATTGCTCCCTTCTGACAATATTCGAGGTATTGCAGACTTCTTcttgttcatatttttcttcattttggttTTACGTGAAAGTCTTGTGATATCATGTGGAAGATAGTTTTTATAGACAGTTATATCACCAAAGAGTTTTACACAGAAAACCTTCTGCAGTTATTTCAAATTATGGAAGTTCTTGCTTAATTTCTGTCATAGAGTATGTATGATCATAGAGCG
This genomic interval carries:
- the LOC133676976 gene encoding putative SWI/SNF-related matrix-associated actin-dependent regulator of chromatin subfamily A member 3-like 1, which encodes MEEEEEFQQGHQSPVLSFTSDDGQDSSQEEGLEDPIPRLLAMSLDAWRDPSTFQDWLSFGSQPVLTETTLVGSFTTTIVGHSGAKFNEHELLEFVRYQQCPSDKNAIKVLNSSSREVGYLCTSVAMVLSPLVDILKINLEGEVICSRFKYDTSIPCVVTIFAESAVAQNAKDWILQHGLRLCDQPGTSLRSYEGMGVQEKGRIEKLGSLEPPKNVIKAKLLDHQKEGLWWLVTKEKSDELPPFWEVKDGSYLNVLTRHQTDRRPEPLHGGIFSDHYGSGKTLTLLSLIAFDKIGNVTEGTGEEDRVVYVSSGKKRKGGGMVSEKGTGEQKMHSLLDSNIKESSVSMAGESSSALVAKKTLVVCPSAVCSTWENQLQEHTQNGSLKLYKYYGDNRTKDAEELMKYDIVLSTYSTLVAEGCEPTRCPLMKIEWWRVILDEAHVIKNANAKQIRDFSKLTARRRWAVTGAPIQNGSFDLFSLMVFFRLDPLSTECYWQRLFQKPLANGDEKGFSRLQVQSVIFRITVAGSLVLLH
- the LOC133676710 gene encoding putative SWI/SNF-related matrix-associated actin-dependent regulator of chromatin subfamily A member 3-like 1; its protein translation is MATISLRRIKDKDLVGLPSKTVETVSFEFSGEERELYDKMEADSKDVIGCFITADILHSHYVCVLFSVIQLRQLCNDSALCSMDLRSLLPSDNIGDASKHPELLRKMIDGLQDGEDIVCSVCLDPPTDATITICEHIFCKKCICHHLQHKETEQTCPNCRRPLSLPDLFSAPPESSNPENPKKLSRTTPSKVSALIKLLKESRVVNSISKSVVFSLFDKMLALMEEPLEDAGFNTLRLDASTDEIRQAEIIKEFGSAGADTVLLASLKTSGTGINLTAASKVYLLEPWWNSAAEEQAINRVHQYGQKENVRIVRLIAKNSIEERILEMQERKKAANEASGRKRPYEQHEASIDDLCRLFFW
- the LOC133676977 gene encoding putative SWI/SNF-related matrix-associated actin-dependent regulator of chromatin subfamily A member 3-like 1, producing MEEGQKEPVSFASDDSQSTSQEEIREGEQKNESLNMILDAWKDSFTFEDRRYSSSQQSLHDTIFVCSITTKIVGLGAIEFNDHELLELVRYPQSPFEKSAIKVFNSSSVEVGYLHIPVAKVLSPLVDLQKINLEGEVTNSRNRYDSSMPCLVKIFSKSDDTQNVQNWILQNSLCFCDQPGPSFRAYEGMGVQEKNMIKLGTLEPPKNVIKAKLLDHQKEGLWWLVSKEKSDELPPFWEVKDGLYLNLLTMHQTDRKPEPLHGGIFADDHGLGKTLTFLSLISFDKVGTLPEATGKRDMVMSVSSGKKRGGLVRGKGTGGQKTHTLLGNNTKESSLGMADESSSALVTKQTLIVCPSVVCSTWESQLQEHTHKGSLKLYKYYGNSRTKDVEELKKYDIVLTTYRTLTAECFRSKRCPLRKIEWWRVILDEAHVIKNANARQSRAVTKFTARRRWTVTGTHIQNGLFDLFSLMAFLQLDPLSIKRYWQGLLQRPLADGDENLLQVLTME